From a region of the Streptomyces sp. NBC_00193 genome:
- a CDS encoding TetR/AcrR family transcriptional regulator, translating into MARTTLTRAEVLDAAASLVKQHGPAALTMRKLAAELGTAVTSIYWHVGNRESLLDALVERTVEEMGAIRPVGRNPGDRIVSVARILRRELRERPHLIAMVHERGLTDRMFLPAQQALVHEVHAAGLRGTRAADAVRAIQFQIIGFVLVERNRERSPAQSPAESELWDPADAPHDPPLARALARPVDPERLFQLTLRALVRALLAPPAG; encoded by the coding sequence ATGGCCAGAACCACGCTGACCCGCGCGGAGGTACTGGACGCCGCCGCCTCCCTCGTCAAGCAGCACGGCCCGGCCGCCCTCACCATGCGCAAGCTCGCCGCCGAACTGGGCACCGCGGTGACCTCCATCTACTGGCACGTCGGCAACCGCGAATCACTGCTCGACGCCCTCGTGGAGCGGACCGTGGAGGAGATGGGCGCCATCCGGCCGGTCGGCCGCAACCCCGGCGACCGCATCGTCTCGGTCGCCCGGATCCTGCGCCGCGAGCTGCGCGAGCGCCCGCACCTGATCGCGATGGTCCACGAGCGCGGGCTCACCGACCGGATGTTCCTGCCCGCCCAGCAGGCCCTGGTCCACGAGGTGCACGCGGCGGGTCTGCGCGGGACCCGGGCCGCGGACGCGGTGCGCGCGATCCAGTTCCAGATCATCGGCTTCGTCCTGGTCGAGCGCAATCGCGAACGCTCCCCCGCCCAGTCCCCCGCCGAAAGCGAGCTCTGGGACCCGGCCGACGCCCCCCACGACCCCCCGCTGGCCCGCGCACTGGCCCGGCCGGTCGATCCTGAGCGGCTGTTCCAGCTGACCCTGAGGGCCCTGGTCCGGGCCCTGCTGGCGCCACCGGCCGGGTAA
- a CDS encoding acetoacetate decarboxylase family protein yields the protein MARVRYGARTEAEIAASREKSSKLPDIWSTGVVAVWETDPDVVAAVLPPPLKPTERPLVRANISKVDLPGYPLGAGSVAVAAQHDGVEGWYPLVMPMSMERALIGGREVFGEPKKLGEITVEREGLVVRASLARHGIAFVEVRGAVDRELPLPEPTVKTDFYFKFLPAVDGSGFDADPVLVHCTRNEKVRKLEHITGDVVLRESMFDPIADLPVRRLVELTIGEKTTDQRGKVVERVSAQALLPYIHQRYDDPMQILDGPPEGSV from the coding sequence ATGGCACGCGTACGGTACGGAGCGCGCACCGAGGCCGAGATCGCCGCTTCGCGCGAGAAGAGTTCCAAGCTCCCCGACATCTGGTCCACCGGCGTGGTGGCCGTCTGGGAGACCGACCCGGACGTGGTGGCGGCGGTCCTGCCACCGCCGCTGAAGCCCACCGAGCGGCCCCTGGTGCGGGCCAACATCAGCAAGGTGGACCTGCCCGGCTACCCGCTCGGCGCCGGTTCGGTGGCCGTCGCCGCCCAGCACGACGGGGTCGAGGGCTGGTACCCGCTGGTCATGCCGATGAGCATGGAGCGCGCCCTGATCGGAGGCCGCGAGGTCTTCGGTGAGCCGAAGAAGCTCGGCGAGATCACCGTCGAGCGCGAGGGCCTGGTCGTCCGGGCCTCGCTCGCCCGGCACGGGATCGCCTTCGTGGAGGTGCGCGGCGCCGTGGACCGCGAGCTGCCGCTGCCCGAGCCCACCGTGAAGACCGACTTCTACTTCAAGTTCCTCCCCGCGGTGGACGGTTCGGGCTTCGACGCCGATCCGGTGCTGGTGCACTGCACCCGCAACGAGAAGGTCCGCAAGCTGGAGCACATCACCGGCGACGTGGTGCTCCGGGAGTCGATGTTCGATCCGATCGCCGATCTCCCCGTACGCCGCCTCGTCGAGCTCACCATCGGCGAGAAGACCACCGACCAGCGGGGCAAGGTCGTCGAGCGGGTCAGCGCCCAGGCCCTGCTCCCGTACATCCACCAGCGCTACGACGACCCCATGCAGATCCTCGACGGACCGCCCGAGGGGAGCGTCTGA
- a CDS encoding SDR family NAD(P)-dependent oxidoreductase has translation MRLEPGQVAVVTGAASGIGLAMARRFAAEGLKVVLADVEEGALRKAADELAADGAEVLAKLVDVSDRDSVISLADAAYETFGAVHVLCNNAGVGSGAEGRMWEHEPNDWKWAFSVNVWGVFHGIQAFVPRMIVAGGPGHIVNTSSGDGGIAPLPTASVYAVTKAAVVTMTESLYAHLKAEGAAIGASVLFPGPHMLRTGLWESHRNRPDRYAKERPRKSPYRSLDQYEAAMKQAGHEVNFTPVEDVADHVVDGIRADRFWMLPDSEHSDRQIRARSQSMLDRANPAYLESFILD, from the coding sequence ATGCGACTCGAACCGGGACAGGTGGCCGTGGTCACCGGAGCCGCGAGCGGCATCGGCCTCGCCATGGCCCGCCGCTTCGCCGCCGAGGGGCTGAAGGTGGTCCTCGCCGACGTGGAGGAGGGCGCCCTGCGCAAGGCCGCCGACGAACTCGCCGCCGACGGCGCCGAGGTGCTCGCCAAACTCGTCGACGTCAGCGACCGCGACTCCGTGATCTCCCTCGCCGACGCCGCCTACGAGACCTTCGGCGCCGTGCACGTCCTCTGCAACAACGCCGGCGTCGGCTCCGGAGCCGAGGGCCGCATGTGGGAGCACGAGCCCAACGACTGGAAATGGGCCTTCTCCGTCAACGTCTGGGGCGTCTTCCACGGCATCCAGGCCTTCGTCCCCCGCATGATCGTGGCCGGCGGCCCCGGCCACATCGTCAACACCTCCTCCGGCGACGGCGGCATCGCCCCGCTGCCCACCGCCTCGGTCTACGCGGTGACCAAGGCGGCCGTGGTCACCATGACCGAGTCGCTCTACGCCCACCTCAAGGCCGAGGGCGCGGCCATCGGCGCCTCCGTGCTCTTCCCCGGACCGCACATGCTGCGCACCGGGCTGTGGGAGTCGCACCGCAACCGGCCCGACCGGTACGCCAAGGAGCGCCCGCGCAAGTCCCCGTACCGCAGCCTCGACCAGTACGAGGCCGCGATGAAGCAGGCCGGCCACGAGGTGAACTTCACCCCGGTCGAGGACGTCGCCGACCACGTCGTCGACGGCATCCGCGCCGACCGCTTCTGGATGCTGCCCGACAGCGAGCACAGCGACCGGCAGATCCGCGCCCGGTCGCAGTCGATGCTCGACCGCGCCAACCCCGCCTACCTGGAAAGCTTCATCCTCGACTGA
- a CDS encoding amidohydrolase family protein: MSAYEDPYLIISSDCHAGLPTEQYRPYLDSAFHPQFDEFLGERDARRAEATKLGVRNEAFAEKWFHDHEEGLKGGWDVTQRLKELDGDGVAAEVVFPDADAVDSQTAAPFGVGLGLSGDQDPELGMAGAQAHNRWLAEFVSENPERHCGVALLPITGDPDKVVAEIYRAKASGLGALMIPAMWVDKAPYHDRRYDPVWAAAAETQMPIVTHSGSSPRHEYGDHLGIFVSEVTWWPARPLWFLLWSGVFERHPGLKFGVAESGCWWLPNQLWFMDRLYLGAHGGKKLSPFEELKRPPSEYLDRQVFVCATNTKRRELAQRYEIGVDNILWGSDFPHPEGTWPNTRNWLKNTFHDIPVEETRRMLGLAAAEVFGFDTEKLAPIARRIGPTPAELGQSEDQAAVEASWARSRDVGRHWLTDNDFPVLGVNP, encoded by the coding sequence GTGAGTGCGTACGAAGACCCGTACCTGATCATCTCCTCCGACTGTCACGCGGGGCTGCCCACCGAGCAGTACCGCCCCTACCTGGACAGCGCCTTCCACCCGCAGTTCGACGAGTTCCTCGGCGAGCGCGATGCCCGCCGCGCCGAGGCCACCAAGCTCGGCGTGCGCAACGAGGCCTTCGCCGAGAAGTGGTTCCACGACCACGAGGAAGGCCTCAAGGGCGGCTGGGACGTCACGCAGAGGCTGAAGGAACTCGACGGCGACGGCGTGGCCGCCGAAGTCGTGTTCCCCGACGCCGACGCCGTGGACAGCCAGACCGCCGCCCCCTTCGGAGTGGGCCTCGGCCTCTCCGGGGACCAGGACCCCGAGCTCGGCATGGCCGGCGCCCAGGCGCACAACCGGTGGCTCGCCGAGTTCGTCTCGGAGAACCCCGAGCGGCACTGCGGGGTGGCCCTGCTGCCCATCACCGGCGATCCAGACAAGGTCGTCGCCGAGATATACCGGGCCAAGGCGTCCGGGCTCGGCGCCCTGATGATCCCGGCCATGTGGGTGGACAAGGCCCCCTACCACGACCGCCGTTACGACCCGGTGTGGGCCGCGGCGGCCGAGACGCAGATGCCGATCGTCACCCACTCGGGCTCCTCGCCGCGCCACGAGTACGGGGACCACCTGGGCATCTTCGTCTCCGAGGTCACCTGGTGGCCGGCCCGCCCGCTGTGGTTCCTGCTCTGGTCCGGGGTCTTCGAGCGGCACCCGGGACTGAAGTTCGGCGTCGCCGAGTCGGGCTGCTGGTGGCTGCCGAACCAGCTCTGGTTCATGGACCGGCTCTACCTCGGCGCACACGGCGGCAAGAAGCTCTCGCCGTTCGAGGAGCTGAAGCGGCCGCCGAGCGAATACCTGGACCGGCAGGTGTTCGTCTGCGCCACCAACACCAAGCGGCGCGAGCTGGCCCAGCGCTACGAGATCGGCGTGGACAACATCCTGTGGGGCTCGGACTTCCCGCACCCCGAGGGGACCTGGCCGAACACCCGCAACTGGCTGAAGAACACCTTCCACGACATCCCCGTCGAGGAGACCCGCCGGATGCTGGGCCTGGCCGCGGCCGAGGTCTTCGGCTTCGACACCGAGAAGCTGGCGCCGATCGCCCGCCGCATCGGCCCCACCCCGGCCGAGCTCGGCCAGAGCGAGGACCAGGCGGCCGTCGAAGCCTCCTGGGCGCGCTCGCGCGACGTGGGCCGGCACTGGCTGACCGACAACGACTTCCCGGTGCTGGGGGTGAACCCGTGA
- a CDS encoding amidohydrolase family protein, which produces MSPNSEDRYTVISADCHAGADLLDYKPYLEKRHHAEFDAWAATYVNPYEDLLADTADRNWNSQRRLTELEADGIVAEVLFPNTIPPFFPKASLMAQPPTAAEYEMRWAGLQAHNRWLADFCADAPGRRAGVVQILLNDVDAAVKEIRRTRNAGLTGGILLPGVPPGSTVPELYSEVYDPIWAVCDELDVPVNHHGGSASPPLGDEPAARAVFMVETTWFSHRALWHLIFGGAFRRNPGLKLVLTEQGSGWIPGVIEMLDYYHGRLVAASATAEAKFGAGLAESMGKGPSEVWRENCFVGASFMRPHEVPLRDRIGLDKIMWGSDYPHDEGTTPYSREGLRIAYAGLPREEVAAMVGGNAARVYGFDLALLDAVAAKHGPLVSEVAQPLTEVPPGATSPAFARGGSVRVW; this is translated from the coding sequence GTGAGTCCGAACTCCGAGGACCGCTACACGGTCATCTCCGCCGACTGCCACGCGGGCGCCGACCTGCTGGACTACAAGCCGTACCTGGAGAAGCGCCACCACGCCGAGTTCGACGCCTGGGCCGCGACCTACGTCAACCCGTACGAGGACCTCCTCGCGGACACGGCCGACCGCAACTGGAACTCGCAGCGGCGCCTCACCGAGCTCGAAGCCGACGGGATCGTCGCGGAGGTGCTCTTCCCGAACACCATCCCGCCGTTCTTCCCCAAGGCCTCGCTGATGGCCCAGCCCCCGACGGCGGCCGAGTACGAGATGCGCTGGGCCGGGCTCCAGGCCCACAACCGGTGGCTGGCGGACTTCTGCGCGGACGCGCCGGGCCGCCGGGCGGGCGTGGTCCAGATCCTGCTGAACGACGTGGACGCGGCGGTCAAGGAGATCCGCCGCACCCGCAACGCGGGCCTGACCGGCGGCATCCTGCTGCCCGGCGTCCCGCCCGGCTCCACCGTTCCCGAGCTCTACTCGGAGGTCTACGACCCGATCTGGGCCGTCTGCGACGAGCTGGACGTCCCGGTCAACCACCACGGCGGCTCCGCCTCGCCGCCGCTGGGCGACGAGCCGGCGGCGCGGGCCGTCTTCATGGTGGAGACCACCTGGTTCTCCCACCGGGCCCTGTGGCACCTCATCTTCGGCGGAGCCTTCCGCCGCAACCCCGGGCTGAAGCTGGTCCTGACGGAGCAGGGCTCCGGCTGGATCCCGGGCGTGATCGAGATGCTGGACTACTACCACGGCCGCCTGGTCGCGGCCTCGGCCACCGCCGAGGCAAAGTTCGGCGCCGGGCTGGCGGAGTCCATGGGCAAGGGGCCGAGCGAGGTCTGGCGGGAGAACTGCTTCGTGGGAGCGAGCTTCATGCGCCCCCACGAGGTCCCGCTGCGGGACCGGATCGGCCTCGACAAGATCATGTGGGGCAGCGACTACCCCCACGACGAGGGCACCACGCCCTACTCCCGCGAGGGCCTGCGCATCGCCTACGCGGGCCTGCCCCGCGAGGAGGTCGCCGCCATGGTCGGCGGCAACGCCGCCCGCGTGTACGGCTTCGACCTCGCCCTCCTGGACGCGGTCGCCGCCAAGCACGGCCCCCTCGTCTCGGAGGTCGCGCAGCCCCTGACGGAGGTCCCGCCGGGAGCCACCAGCCCGGCCTTCGCCCGCGGGGGCTCGGTCCGGGTCTGGTGA
- a CDS encoding NACHT domain-containing NTPase, with protein MGYEPGFEGIALEAADAVARALARARPPGGIRIRPVRENGPDLLRRANRLIALLTEASAGLDEPDRSAAVAAVGRAFAALGPKQAGALVTAAHDPSAVPVPPPPAELTPAAEAAYRELFVLCLGGRTAEDGSSARGEDPRAANDPRATDDPRAAADAEAAAAFEEQYARYVAGAQGRVQLYGLTLSQDRQDWSLDLAYISLAVSGGEFLEEPGLQSSVKAEVALNATERVLLRGPAGSGKSTLVKWLALNAARNSFGPQLPDWNGLVPFVLPLRSFNSPAGLPRPQDWLGATGVPLLPPEGWITGLLASGRALVLIDGVDEVPPRLRDRTESWLRALLTEYPQARFVVTTRHSAVPEDWLAAHGFTSLALLPMDRDDVGAFITHWHASARAEAHGQGEGPERDLLDRYEKALLEAVGSRRDLGRLATNPLMCALLCALNRDRRMHLPRARKELYDTALDMLLIRRDSERDISGIEGVYLSRDEQTLLLQRLAYWLIRNGQVEASAEEAIGMIASSLDSMPQVKAQGSAQTVFRHLLIRSGLLREPVPGSVLFVHQTFQDYLGAKAAVEARDFGVLVRNAHEYTWDNVVRMAVGHARPDERAYLLRELLARADQSEPDRSRLVLLAAACLEHAPELDPEVRREVTARTALLLPPRSPGQAEELAKAGELVLELLPEPAGLVEAEAAATIRTAALVGGDRALQVIAGFRTDDRYEAARELSDAWGRFPVDVYADTVLADAPMNTAHLHVRTPGQLRALDRLRHVRRLHVTWDGPIPPELVRRRDLESLTLHRNPRLADLSPLAGQSALRHLGVLDCPQVTGIEVVGELRADSLAFGYLRDDLSLAPLAGAAGLRSLVIGFEPEQRRIGDVPAADSLTALHLWQGARRMTLDGIERWPRVEKLTVAGSGQYRQLVRSLPLRGLTALQIRHAAPVSAGALLPYERLGRLVLIRCALEGSLEALREFPALRRLVLSECLGTVDLSPLAPVEQLVIELRRGTHVRGTELIPPERLVRRD; from the coding sequence ATGGGGTACGAACCGGGTTTCGAGGGGATCGCCTTGGAGGCGGCGGACGCCGTGGCGCGGGCGCTGGCCAGGGCCCGGCCGCCGGGGGGAATCCGGATCAGGCCGGTGCGGGAGAACGGCCCCGACCTGCTGCGCCGCGCGAACAGGCTGATCGCCCTGCTGACGGAGGCGAGCGCGGGGCTGGACGAGCCCGACCGCTCCGCGGCGGTGGCCGCCGTCGGCCGGGCGTTCGCCGCGCTCGGCCCGAAACAGGCCGGGGCCCTCGTCACGGCCGCCCACGACCCCTCGGCCGTCCCCGTGCCCCCGCCGCCCGCGGAACTGACCCCCGCGGCGGAGGCCGCCTACCGGGAGCTGTTCGTGCTGTGCCTCGGCGGCCGGACCGCCGAGGACGGGAGCTCCGCCCGGGGCGAGGACCCCCGCGCCGCGAACGACCCCCGGGCCACGGACGACCCCCGCGCCGCAGCCGACGCGGAGGCCGCCGCGGCCTTCGAGGAGCAGTACGCCCGGTACGTCGCCGGGGCCCAGGGGCGGGTCCAGCTGTACGGCCTGACGCTCAGCCAGGACCGCCAGGACTGGTCGCTGGACCTGGCCTACATCAGCCTCGCGGTCAGCGGCGGGGAGTTCCTCGAAGAGCCGGGCCTGCAGAGCTCGGTGAAGGCCGAGGTGGCGCTCAACGCGACGGAGCGCGTGCTGCTGCGCGGCCCGGCCGGCTCGGGCAAGAGCACCCTCGTGAAATGGCTGGCCCTCAATGCGGCCCGGAACAGCTTCGGACCCCAGCTGCCGGACTGGAACGGCCTGGTCCCCTTCGTCCTGCCGCTGCGCTCCTTCAACTCCCCCGCCGGCCTGCCCCGGCCGCAGGACTGGCTCGGCGCGACCGGGGTCCCGCTCCTGCCTCCGGAGGGCTGGATCACCGGACTCCTCGCCTCCGGGCGGGCCCTGGTGCTGATCGACGGAGTGGACGAGGTTCCTCCGCGGCTGCGCGACAGGACCGAGTCCTGGCTGCGGGCCCTGCTCACCGAGTACCCGCAGGCCCGCTTCGTGGTCACCACCCGCCACTCGGCCGTACCCGAGGACTGGCTGGCCGCCCACGGTTTCACCTCCCTCGCCCTGCTGCCGATGGACCGGGACGACGTCGGCGCCTTCATCACGCACTGGCACGCCTCCGCCCGGGCGGAGGCGCACGGCCAGGGCGAGGGGCCGGAGCGCGACCTGCTCGACCGGTACGAGAAGGCCCTCCTGGAGGCCGTGGGATCGCGCCGGGACCTGGGCAGGCTGGCGACGAACCCGCTCATGTGCGCCCTGCTCTGTGCACTGAACCGGGACCGCCGGATGCATCTGCCCCGGGCCCGCAAGGAGCTCTACGACACGGCTCTGGACATGCTGCTGATCCGCCGCGACAGCGAACGGGACATCTCCGGGATCGAGGGCGTCTACCTCAGCCGGGACGAGCAGACCCTGCTGCTCCAGCGGCTGGCGTACTGGCTGATCCGCAACGGACAGGTGGAGGCCTCCGCCGAGGAGGCGATCGGGATGATCGCCTCCTCGCTCGACTCCATGCCCCAGGTCAAGGCGCAGGGCAGCGCGCAGACGGTGTTCCGTCACCTGCTGATCCGCAGCGGGTTGCTCCGCGAGCCGGTACCGGGCTCGGTCCTGTTCGTCCACCAGACCTTCCAGGACTACCTCGGCGCCAAGGCGGCGGTGGAGGCACGGGACTTCGGCGTCCTCGTGCGCAATGCGCACGAGTACACCTGGGACAACGTGGTCCGGATGGCCGTGGGCCATGCCCGTCCCGACGAACGGGCCTATCTGCTACGCGAGTTGCTTGCACGAGCCGATCAGTCGGAGCCCGACCGCAGCCGGCTCGTGCTGCTCGCGGCCGCCTGCCTGGAACACGCGCCGGAGCTGGATCCGGAGGTCCGGCGCGAGGTGACGGCCCGGACGGCGCTCCTGCTGCCCCCTCGCTCCCCGGGCCAGGCCGAGGAGCTGGCCAAGGCCGGGGAGCTGGTACTGGAGCTGCTCCCGGAGCCGGCCGGGCTCGTCGAGGCCGAGGCCGCCGCGACGATCCGTACGGCGGCGCTCGTCGGCGGCGACCGGGCGCTCCAGGTGATCGCGGGCTTCCGGACGGACGACCGCTACGAGGCCGCCCGCGAACTCTCCGACGCCTGGGGGCGGTTCCCCGTGGACGTGTACGCGGACACGGTCCTCGCGGACGCCCCCATGAACACGGCCCACCTGCACGTGCGGACGCCCGGACAGTTACGGGCCCTGGACCGGCTCCGGCACGTCCGCCGGCTGCACGTCACCTGGGACGGCCCGATCCCGCCGGAGCTCGTGCGGCGGCGGGACCTGGAGTCGCTGACCCTGCACCGCAATCCGCGGCTGGCCGATCTGTCCCCGCTGGCCGGGCAGTCCGCGCTGCGGCACCTGGGCGTCCTGGACTGCCCGCAGGTCACCGGGATCGAGGTGGTGGGCGAACTCCGGGCGGACAGCCTCGCCTTCGGCTACCTCCGCGACGACCTCTCGCTCGCCCCGCTGGCGGGCGCGGCCGGCCTGCGCTCGCTGGTCATCGGCTTCGAGCCGGAGCAGCGCCGGATCGGGGACGTCCCCGCAGCGGACTCGCTGACCGCGCTGCACCTGTGGCAGGGCGCCCGCCGGATGACGCTCGACGGGATCGAGCGCTGGCCGCGGGTGGAGAAGCTGACGGTCGCCGGGAGCGGGCAGTACCGGCAGCTGGTGCGCTCGCTGCCGCTCAGGGGACTGACCGCGCTGCAGATCCGGCACGCCGCGCCGGTGTCGGCCGGAGCCCTCCTGCCGTACGAACGCCTCGGCCGGCTCGTGCTGATCCGGTGCGCCCTGGAGGGGTCGCTGGAGGCGCTGCGCGAGTTCCCCGCGCTGCGCCGGCTCGTGCTGAGCGAATGCCTGGGGACCGTGGACCTGTCGCCGCTCGCGCCCGTGGAGCAGCTGGTGATCGAACTGCGCCGGGGCACCCACGTGAGGGGTACCGAGCTGATCCCGCCGGAGCGGCTCGTCCGCAGGGACTGA
- a CDS encoding sterol desaturase family protein, giving the protein MPNLPDVVLWSIPAFVLLTVIELVSYRIHPDEDAAGYETKDAVTSLGMGIGSLGFDFLWKIPIVAIYTAVYELTPLRVPVLWWTVPLMLLAQDFLYYWQHRGHHVIRILWACHVVHHSSRKFNLTTALRQPWTSATSWPFYLPMIALGVHPAAIAFCYSVNLVYQFWIHTERIGKLPRPIEFVFNSPSHHRVHHASQGGYLDRNFGGILIVWDRMFGSWVGETDKPVFGLTKNIETYNPLRVATHEYASIARDVRGATTWRERAGRVFGGPGWQPAQAGQPAQAAPAEASASAPAPEHAA; this is encoded by the coding sequence ATGCCGAACCTGCCCGATGTCGTGCTGTGGTCCATACCCGCCTTTGTCCTGCTCACCGTCATAGAGCTGGTGAGCTATCGCATCCATCCCGACGAGGACGCCGCCGGGTACGAGACCAAGGACGCCGTCACCAGCCTCGGCATGGGGATCGGCAGCCTCGGCTTCGACTTCCTCTGGAAGATCCCGATCGTCGCGATCTACACCGCGGTCTACGAGCTCACCCCGCTGCGCGTCCCCGTCCTGTGGTGGACCGTTCCGCTGATGCTGCTCGCCCAGGACTTCCTCTACTACTGGCAGCACCGCGGCCACCACGTGATCCGGATCCTGTGGGCCTGCCACGTCGTCCACCACAGCAGCCGCAAGTTCAACCTCACCACCGCCCTGCGCCAGCCCTGGACCAGCGCCACCTCCTGGCCGTTCTACCTCCCGATGATCGCGCTCGGCGTGCACCCGGCCGCCATCGCGTTCTGCTACTCGGTCAACCTCGTCTACCAGTTCTGGATCCACACCGAGCGCATCGGCAAACTGCCCCGGCCCATCGAGTTCGTCTTCAACTCGCCCTCCCACCACCGCGTCCACCACGCCTCCCAGGGCGGCTACCTGGACCGGAACTTCGGCGGCATCCTGATCGTCTGGGACCGGATGTTCGGCTCCTGGGTGGGGGAGACGGACAAGCCCGTCTTCGGCCTCACCAAGAACATCGAGACCTACAACCCGCTGCGCGTCGCCACCCACGAGTACGCCTCCATCGCCCGGGACGTACGCGGGGCCACCACCTGGCGCGAGCGCGCCGGACGCGTCTTCGGCGGCCCCGGCTGGCAGCCGGCGCAGGCAGGGCAGCCCGCGCAGGCCGCCCCCGCCGAGGCGTCCGCGTCCGCGCCCGCCCCGGAGCACGCCGCGTGA
- a CDS encoding lysoplasmalogenase produces MLVAFAAATAVDLGSLLADWHTGHLIAKPLLMPLLVVYVITRRAPRLLIAALLFGWGGDLALLFDADPAFLIGMGSFAAGHVCYLVLFGRRRTGPLLGAAYAAALLSTVTLLWGDLPAELRIPVAGYSLLLTAMAYRSSALGRRAGLGGALFLLSDTLIATGVAEWPQLPRPDFWVMATYVAAQYLLATGALAPERAYGREALQGSTIS; encoded by the coding sequence CTGCTCGTCGCCTTCGCGGCCGCCACCGCCGTGGACCTCGGATCCCTGCTGGCGGACTGGCACACCGGGCACCTCATCGCCAAGCCGCTGCTGATGCCGCTGCTCGTTGTTTACGTGATCACCCGCCGCGCCCCCCGCCTGCTGATCGCGGCCCTGCTGTTCGGCTGGGGCGGGGACCTGGCCCTGCTCTTCGACGCCGATCCCGCCTTCCTGATCGGCATGGGCTCCTTCGCCGCCGGGCACGTCTGCTACCTCGTGCTGTTCGGCCGCCGCCGGACGGGCCCCCTGCTCGGGGCCGCGTACGCCGCCGCGCTCCTGTCCACCGTCACGCTGCTCTGGGGCGACCTGCCCGCGGAGCTGCGGATCCCGGTCGCCGGGTACAGCCTGCTGCTCACCGCCATGGCCTACCGCTCCAGCGCCCTGGGGCGGCGGGCCGGGCTCGGCGGGGCGCTGTTCCTGCTCTCCGACACCCTCATCGCCACAGGGGTCGCCGAGTGGCCCCAGCTGCCCCGCCCCGACTTCTGGGTCATGGCGACCTACGTGGCGGCCCAGTACCTGCTGGCCACGGGAGCACTCGCGCCGGAGCGGGCGTACGGTAGGGAGGCCCTACAGGGCTCAACCATTTCCTAG